A genomic region of Pseudomonas abietaniphila contains the following coding sequences:
- a CDS encoding protein-L-isoaspartate(D-aspartate) O-methyltransferase, translating to MTSQRTRERLIQRLYEEGISNTQVLDVIRKTPRHLFVDEALAHRAYEDTALPIGNNQTISQPYMVARMSELLLAAGPLDKVLEIGTGSGYQTAVLAQLVERVFSVERIKVLQDRAKERLVELNLRNMVFRWGDGWEGWPALAPYNGIIVTAVATDVPQALLDQLAPGGRLVIPVGSGEVQQLMLIIREEHGFSRHVLGAVRFVPLLNGPLA from the coding sequence ATGACCTCCCAGCGCACGCGTGAGCGGTTGATTCAGCGGTTGTACGAGGAAGGCATCAGCAATACGCAAGTGCTGGATGTCATTCGCAAGACGCCTCGGCACCTGTTTGTCGACGAGGCACTGGCCCATCGTGCATACGAAGACACCGCGTTGCCGATCGGCAACAACCAGACCATTTCCCAGCCTTACATGGTGGCTCGCATGAGCGAGCTGTTGTTGGCGGCCGGCCCGCTGGACAAAGTGCTGGAGATCGGCACCGGGTCGGGTTATCAGACGGCCGTGCTGGCGCAACTGGTGGAGCGGGTGTTCTCCGTCGAGCGGATCAAGGTGCTCCAGGATCGGGCCAAGGAACGCCTGGTGGAGCTCAACCTGCGCAACATGGTTTTTCGCTGGGGAGACGGCTGGGAGGGTTGGCCCGCGCTGGCCCCTTACAACGGCATCATTGTCACGGCGGTCGCGACTGACGTGCCGCAGGCGCTGCTTGATCAGTTGGCCCCAGGTGGGCGTCTGGTGATTCCGGTCGGCTCGGGTGAAGTGCAGCAGTTGATGCTGATCATTCGGGAGGAGCACGGCTTCTCGCGCCACGTGCTCGGCGCAGTGCGGTTCGTGCCTTTGCTCAATGGACCGCTGGCGTAA
- the ispD gene encoding 2-C-methyl-D-erythritol 4-phosphate cytidylyltransferase, with the protein MTQSLPAFWAVIPAAGVGARMAADRPKQYLQLGGLTILEHSLLCFLDHPRLKGLVISLAVDDPYWPTLPCALDSRIQQVAGGKERADSVLNALLHLHANGADDNDWVLVHDAARPNLARSDLDNLLSELKDDPVGGLLAVPAKDTLKRADANGRVTETVDRSLIWQAYTPQMFRLGALHRALADSLVSNVSITDEASAIEWAGQSPRLIEGRADNIKVTRPEDLEWLRQRRGEFVR; encoded by the coding sequence ATGACTCAATCCCTTCCTGCCTTCTGGGCAGTGATTCCCGCAGCGGGTGTAGGTGCCCGTATGGCGGCAGACCGTCCCAAGCAATACCTGCAACTGGGCGGACTCACCATTCTTGAACACAGCCTGCTTTGTTTTCTCGATCATCCCCGACTCAAGGGATTGGTGATCAGTCTGGCTGTGGACGATCCTTATTGGCCGACCTTGCCCTGTGCCCTGGATTCGCGAATCCAGCAGGTCGCGGGCGGCAAGGAACGTGCTGATTCGGTCCTCAACGCGTTGCTTCATTTGCATGCCAACGGCGCGGACGACAATGACTGGGTGCTGGTGCACGATGCCGCGCGGCCGAATCTTGCGCGCTCGGACCTGGACAACCTGCTCAGTGAGCTGAAGGACGATCCCGTTGGCGGCTTGCTGGCAGTGCCTGCCAAAGACACCCTGAAACGCGCGGACGCCAATGGCCGGGTCACGGAAACCGTGGATCGCAGTCTGATCTGGCAAGCCTACACGCCACAGATGTTTCGTCTTGGCGCGCTGCACCGGGCGCTGGCGGACAGTCTGGTGTCCAATGTCTCGATCACCGACGAAGCGTCGGCCATCGAATGGGCGGGGCAGTCGCCACGCTTGATCGAGGGGCGGGCGGATAACATCAAGGTCACACGGCCGGAAGACCTTGAGTGGCTGCGGCAGCGGCGTGGCGAGTTCGTACGCTGA
- a CDS encoding LysR substrate-binding domain-containing protein — protein MYANRWEGLDEFVAVAECGQFTAAAERLGVSSSHISRQIARLEERLQTRLLYRSTRKVALTEAGQTFLHHCQRLQDGREEALRAVGDLTSEPKGLLRMTCAVAYGERFIAPLVSRFMDEYPQLRVDIELTNNTLDLVHEGMDLAIRLGRLQESRLVAARLAPRRMYLCASPSYLERYGRPHSVSELSRHNCLIGSSDSWLLQQNGKEFSQRVHGNWRCNSGQAVLDAALLGVGLCQLPDYYVLEHLKSGALVSLLDAQQPPNTAVWALYPQQRHLSPKVRKLVDYLKAGLALRPEYR, from the coding sequence ATGTACGCCAATCGCTGGGAAGGTCTGGATGAGTTCGTCGCTGTGGCGGAGTGCGGTCAATTCACCGCCGCCGCCGAGCGGCTGGGCGTCTCTTCGTCGCACATCAGTCGGCAGATCGCGCGTTTGGAAGAACGTTTGCAGACACGCTTGCTCTACCGAAGCACGCGCAAGGTCGCCCTGACCGAAGCCGGTCAAACGTTCTTGCATCATTGCCAGCGTTTGCAGGATGGGCGTGAAGAGGCGTTAAGGGCCGTGGGTGATCTGACCAGTGAGCCCAAGGGCCTGCTGCGCATGACCTGCGCGGTCGCCTATGGGGAGCGGTTCATTGCGCCACTGGTGTCGCGCTTCATGGATGAATACCCACAACTGCGGGTCGACATCGAATTGACCAACAACACGCTGGATCTGGTGCATGAAGGCATGGATCTGGCGATCCGCCTAGGTCGCTTGCAGGAATCCAGACTGGTCGCCGCGCGCCTGGCACCCCGCCGCATGTACCTGTGCGCATCGCCTTCTTACCTGGAACGCTATGGCCGACCGCACAGCGTGTCGGAGTTGAGCCGCCATAACTGTCTGATCGGCAGCTCCGACAGCTGGTTGCTGCAACAGAACGGCAAGGAATTTTCGCAACGCGTCCACGGAAACTGGCGCTGTAACAGCGGACAGGCGGTGCTGGATGCGGCGCTACTCGGCGTGGGCTTGTGTCAGTTGCCGGACTATTACGTGCTTGAGCACCTTAAAAGCGGGGCTTTGGTATCGCTGCTCGATGCCCAGCAGCCGCCGAATACCGCGGTGTGGGCGCTGTACCCGCAGCAAAGGCACTTGTCGCCCAAGGTCAGGAAGCTGGTGGATTATCTGAAAGCGGGGTTGGCGTTGCGGCCGGAATACCGATGA
- a CDS encoding peptidoglycan DD-metalloendopeptidase family protein translates to MSLTVIRQRTSSTSFPRLVIGIALSVLLVGCSSAPSGGVRVVDRNNGKPAAPTRQPVTTGQYVVKRGDTLFSIAFRYGWDWKALAARNNIPEPYTIHVGQAIRFDGRSNSTSTAVADAPVVVPQAATGGATSSTTTNSSSPSGSLKTTVITRPVGATSGSAATPGTAPITTPVNTPVVTGARSASGWGWPTSGVLISKFSSNGSLNKGIDIAGDLGQPVLAASDGSVVYAGSGLRGYGELVIIKHSDTYVSAYGHNRRLLVREGQQVKAGQTIAEMGSTGTDRVKLHFEIRRQGKPVDPLEFLPRR, encoded by the coding sequence GTGAGTCTCACAGTCATTCGGCAGCGTACGTCTTCAACAAGCTTTCCACGTCTGGTGATTGGCATTGCCCTGAGTGTCCTTCTGGTTGGCTGCTCCAGCGCACCTTCGGGCGGCGTGCGCGTTGTTGATCGCAACAACGGCAAGCCGGCAGCACCGACCCGTCAACCGGTTACCACCGGCCAGTACGTCGTTAAACGTGGCGACACTCTTTTCTCGATCGCATTCCGTTACGGCTGGGACTGGAAGGCGCTGGCTGCCCGTAACAATATCCCGGAGCCCTACACGATCCACGTCGGTCAGGCGATTCGCTTCGACGGGCGTTCAAATTCAACATCCACTGCCGTCGCGGATGCACCTGTGGTTGTCCCTCAAGCGGCGACCGGTGGCGCTACGAGTAGCACGACAACCAATTCCAGTTCACCTTCCGGCTCGTTGAAGACCACCGTTATTACACGGCCTGTGGGTGCAACTTCAGGTAGTGCGGCAACCCCTGGCACTGCCCCGATAACTACGCCGGTCAACACGCCTGTCGTGACAGGAGCGCGTTCAGCCAGTGGTTGGGGATGGCCAACGAGCGGTGTTTTGATCAGTAAATTTTCTTCAAACGGTAGTTTGAATAAAGGAATTGATATCGCCGGAGATTTGGGACAGCCTGTTTTGGCCGCGTCTGATGGTTCAGTGGTCTACGCCGGGAGTGGTTTAAGGGGCTACGGCGAGTTAGTAATCATCAAACACAGCGATACCTACGTCAGTGCTTACGGTCACAACCGTAGGCTGCTGGTTCGGGAGGGGCAACAGGTCAAGGCAGGGCAGACAATTGCCGAGATGGGTTCCACGGGGACTGACCGGGTGAAACTGCATTTTGAGATTCGCCGTCAGGGTAAGCCTGTTGATCCGCTGGAATTTTTGCCACGTCGTTGA
- the truD gene encoding tRNA pseudouridine(13) synthase TruD, with the protein MTEFELLGPRAYGDALGTAVLKATAEDFQVDEVLDIPLSGDGEHLWLWVEKRGLNTEEAARRLAKAAGVPLRTVSYAGLKDRQALTRQWFSIQLPGKADPQMAAAENDSLKILDSKRHKRKLQRGAHAANGFTLRLTQLQAEKAELDARLEAIKLGGIPNYFGAQRFGHEGGNVGEARHYAERQALPEQRNVRSRLLSTARSYLFNRVLAERVANGTWNKAQVGDLLAFTDSRSFFPAGEAECTDPRLAILDLHPTGPQWGEGDSPAGGATAALENTVAQSESSLCNWLIKAGMEHERRILRLPIGRLTWHYPEPDILQLEFVLPAGCFATALVRELVDLAPAGQTDSSCVF; encoded by the coding sequence ATGACCGAGTTCGAACTTCTGGGCCCCAGAGCCTATGGCGATGCGTTGGGCACCGCAGTGCTTAAAGCGACGGCCGAAGATTTCCAGGTGGATGAGGTGCTGGACATTCCGCTGTCTGGTGACGGCGAGCATCTGTGGTTGTGGGTTGAAAAACGTGGTTTGAACACCGAAGAAGCGGCGCGACGTCTGGCCAAGGCGGCTGGCGTTCCGTTGCGCACGGTCAGTTATGCCGGTTTGAAGGACCGTCAGGCGCTGACTCGGCAGTGGTTCAGCATTCAACTGCCGGGCAAGGCCGATCCGCAGATGGCGGCGGCCGAGAACGATAGCCTCAAGATTCTCGACAGCAAGCGGCACAAGCGCAAACTGCAGCGCGGCGCCCATGCTGCCAACGGCTTTACGTTGCGTCTGACGCAGTTGCAGGCTGAGAAGGCTGAACTGGATGCGCGCCTTGAAGCGATCAAGCTCGGCGGGATTCCCAATTATTTCGGCGCTCAGCGGTTCGGTCATGAGGGCGGGAACGTCGGTGAGGCGCGGCATTACGCTGAGCGTCAGGCCCTGCCGGAACAGCGTAATGTGCGGTCGCGCCTGCTTTCCACGGCGCGCAGCTACCTGTTCAATCGAGTGCTGGCCGAGCGCGTTGCCAATGGCACCTGGAACAAGGCGCAAGTAGGCGATTTGCTGGCATTTACCGACAGTCGCAGCTTTTTCCCGGCGGGAGAGGCCGAGTGCACGGACCCGCGTCTGGCGATTCTCGATCTGCACCCGACCGGGCCGCAGTGGGGCGAGGGCGATTCGCCTGCGGGCGGTGCCACGGCAGCGCTCGAAAACACGGTCGCCCAAAGCGAGTCGTCGCTCTGTAACTGGTTGATAAAAGCGGGAATGGAACACGAACGTCGCATCCTGCGACTGCCCATCGGGCGGTTGACGTGGCATTATCCCGAGCCTGACATTCTGCAACTGGAATTCGTCCTGCCGGCCGGATGCTTCGCCACCGCACTGGTGCGCGAACTCGTCGATCTGGCGCCCGCGGGACAGACGGACAGCTCATGCGTATTCTGA
- the ftsB gene encoding cell division protein FtsB, producing the protein MRSPNWLFLVLLLLLAGLQYRLWVGNGSLAQVASLTQQIADQHAENDALLERNRVLDAEVLELKKGLETVEERARHELGMVKDGETLYQLAQ; encoded by the coding sequence ATGCGCAGTCCTAACTGGTTGTTCCTCGTTCTGCTCTTGCTGCTCGCTGGCTTGCAATACCGCCTATGGGTGGGCAATGGCAGCCTTGCGCAGGTGGCCAGTCTGACCCAGCAAATCGCCGATCAACACGCCGAAAACGACGCCTTGCTCGAGCGTAACCGGGTCCTTGACGCGGAGGTGCTGGAGCTGAAGAAAGGTCTGGAAACCGTCGAAGAGCGAGCCCGTCATGAGCTGGGCATGGTCAAGGACGGCGAGACCCTTTATCAGTTGGCACAGTGA
- the kdsA gene encoding 3-deoxy-8-phosphooctulonate synthase, which translates to MAQKIIRVGSIDIANDKPMVLFGGMNVLESRDMAMQVCEEYVRVTEKLGIPYVFKASFDKANRSSVTSYRGPGLEAGMRIFEEIKRTFNVPVITDVHEPHQAAAVAEICDIIQLPAFLSRQTDLVVAMAKTGAVINIKKAQFLAPQEMKHILNKCEEAGNDQLILCERGSSFGYNNLVVDMLGFGIMKAFEYPVFFDVTHALQMPGGRSDSAGGRRAQVTDLAKAGISQGLAGLFLEAHPDPDNAKCDGPCALRLNKLEPFLTQLKALDDLVKAFPTIETA; encoded by the coding sequence ATGGCACAGAAAATCATCCGCGTCGGTTCCATCGACATTGCCAACGACAAGCCGATGGTCTTGTTCGGTGGCATGAATGTCCTGGAATCACGGGACATGGCCATGCAGGTCTGTGAAGAATACGTACGGGTGACCGAGAAACTCGGCATTCCTTACGTGTTCAAGGCCAGCTTCGACAAAGCCAACCGTTCTTCCGTGACCTCCTATCGCGGCCCGGGCCTGGAAGCGGGCATGCGCATCTTCGAAGAGATCAAGCGCACCTTCAACGTGCCTGTGATCACTGACGTGCACGAGCCGCATCAGGCTGCTGCCGTTGCCGAAATCTGCGACATCATCCAGCTGCCGGCTTTCCTGTCACGTCAGACCGATCTGGTCGTTGCGATGGCGAAAACCGGTGCCGTGATCAACATCAAGAAAGCCCAGTTCCTCGCGCCCCAGGAAATGAAACACATCCTGAACAAGTGCGAAGAAGCCGGTAACGACCAATTGATCCTCTGCGAACGTGGTTCAAGCTTCGGCTACAACAACCTCGTGGTGGACATGCTCGGTTTCGGCATCATGAAAGCGTTCGAATACCCGGTGTTCTTCGACGTGACCCATGCGCTGCAGATGCCTGGCGGCCGTTCCGACTCTGCGGGCGGTCGTCGTGCCCAGGTAACCGACCTGGCCAAGGCCGGCATCAGCCAGGGCCTGGCGGGCCTGTTCCTTGAGGCGCATCCGGATCCGGATAACGCCAAATGCGACGGTCCTTGCGCGCTGCGCCTGAACAAGCTGGAACCGTTCCTGACCCAGCTCAAGGCGCTCGACGATCTGGTCAAGGCTTTCCCGACGATCGAAACGGCTTAA
- the ispF gene encoding 2-C-methyl-D-erythritol 2,4-cyclodiphosphate synthase — MRIGHGYDVHRFAEGDFITLGGVRIAHKFGLLAHSDGDVLLHALSDALLGAAALGDIGKHFPDTDPQFKGADSRVLLRHVLKQVQAKGWKVGNVDATIVAQAPKMAPHIDTMRALIAEDLQVDLDQVNVKATTTEKLGFTGREEGIAVHAVALLIAA, encoded by the coding sequence ATGCGTATTGGCCACGGCTACGATGTGCACCGTTTCGCTGAGGGCGACTTCATTACCTTGGGTGGGGTGCGTATCGCGCACAAGTTTGGGCTGCTCGCTCATTCCGATGGCGATGTCCTGCTGCACGCCTTGAGCGACGCCTTGCTGGGCGCGGCGGCGCTCGGTGACATCGGCAAGCATTTTCCTGACACCGACCCGCAATTCAAGGGCGCGGACAGTCGCGTCTTGCTGCGCCATGTTCTGAAACAGGTGCAGGCCAAAGGCTGGAAGGTTGGCAACGTCGACGCCACCATCGTAGCCCAGGCCCCTAAAATGGCGCCCCACATCGACACCATGCGCGCGTTGATTGCCGAAGACCTGCAAGTCGACCTCGATCAGGTCAACGTCAAAGCCACCACCACCGAGAAGCTGGGGTTTACCGGCCGTGAAGAAGGCATCGCGGTTCATGCCGTCGCGCTGTTGATTGCCGCATGA
- the fghA gene encoding S-formylglutathione hydrolase yields MSLENLSCQKSFGGWHKRYKHHSDVLGCDMVFAVYLPPQAEQGGKLPVVYWLSGLTCTDENFMQKAGAQRIAAELGLIIVAPDTSPRGADVPGDPDNAYDFGLGAGFYLNATQQPWARHYRMYDYVVSELPALIEAHFPASDKRSVSGHSMGGHGALVCALRNPGRYQSVSAFSPISNPMDCPWGQKAFSRYLGEDRSRWREWDASVLIAEAQERLPLLVDQGDRDDFLANQLKPQSLVQAAKAVGHPLELRMQPGYDHSYYFIASFIEDHLRYHAAALAG; encoded by the coding sequence TTGAGCCTGGAAAATCTTTCATGCCAGAAAAGCTTCGGCGGCTGGCATAAGCGCTACAAACATCACTCCGACGTACTGGGTTGCGACATGGTGTTCGCCGTTTATCTGCCGCCTCAGGCAGAGCAGGGCGGCAAGCTTCCCGTGGTTTACTGGCTCTCGGGCCTGACCTGTACCGACGAAAACTTCATGCAGAAGGCCGGCGCGCAACGCATTGCGGCCGAGCTGGGGCTGATCATCGTTGCGCCGGACACCAGTCCGCGTGGCGCCGATGTGCCGGGCGATCCGGACAACGCCTATGACTTCGGTCTTGGCGCAGGCTTCTACCTCAATGCCACGCAGCAACCGTGGGCGCGCCACTACCGCATGTACGATTACGTGGTCAGCGAGCTTCCGGCGCTGATCGAAGCGCATTTCCCCGCGTCGGACAAGCGCAGCGTCAGCGGCCATTCGATGGGTGGGCATGGCGCGCTGGTCTGTGCATTGCGCAACCCTGGGCGCTACCAGTCGGTGTCTGCGTTTTCGCCGATCAGCAACCCTATGGATTGCCCGTGGGGCCAGAAAGCGTTCTCGCGTTATCTGGGCGAAGACCGCTCGCGCTGGCGCGAGTGGGATGCCAGCGTGCTGATCGCTGAAGCGCAGGAGCGTTTGCCGTTGCTGGTGGATCAGGGGGATCGTGACGACTTCCTCGCCAATCAACTCAAGCCCCAATCACTGGTTCAAGCGGCGAAAGCCGTGGGTCATCCGCTGGAGTTGCGCATGCAGCCCGGTTACGACCACAGCTATTACTTCATCGCCAGCTTCATCGAAGATCACCTGCGCTATCACGCAGCGGCATTGGCGGGCTGA
- the eno gene encoding phosphopyruvate hydratase, whose product MAKIVDIKGREVLDSRGNPTVEADVLLDNGIIGSASAPSGASTGSREALELRDGDKSRYMGKGVLKAVANINGPIRDLLLGKDPVDQKALDHAMIKLDGTENKASLGANAILAVSLAAAKAAAQDQDLPLYAHIANLNGTPGVYSMPVPMMNIINGGEHADNNIDIQEFMIQPVGAKTFSEGLRWGTEIFHHLKAVLKARGLNTAVGDEGGFAPNLNSNADALDAIAEAVANAGYKLGTDVTLALDCAASEFYKNGKYTLSEEGEYDSAGFADYLADLVSKHPIISIEDGLDESDWDGWKVLTDKIGDKIQLVGDDLFVTNTKILKEGIEKKIGNSILIKFNQIGTLTETLEAIQMAKAAGYTAVISHRSGETEDSTIADLAVGTAAGQIKTGSLSRSDRIAKYNQLLRIEEQLGAKAVYRGRGEFRG is encoded by the coding sequence ATGGCAAAAATCGTCGACATCAAAGGTCGTGAAGTTCTCGACTCCCGTGGCAATCCCACCGTGGAAGCAGATGTGCTCCTCGACAACGGCATCATCGGCAGTGCAAGCGCGCCGTCCGGTGCTTCCACCGGCTCGCGTGAAGCACTTGAGCTGCGTGATGGCGACAAGAGCCGTTACATGGGCAAGGGCGTTCTGAAAGCTGTGGCCAATATCAATGGCCCGATCCGCGATCTGCTGCTGGGCAAGGACCCGGTTGACCAGAAAGCGCTGGATCACGCGATGATCAAGCTCGATGGCACCGAAAACAAAGCAAGCCTGGGTGCGAACGCCATCCTCGCCGTGTCCCTGGCCGCTGCCAAGGCTGCTGCACAGGACCAAGACCTGCCGTTGTACGCGCACATCGCCAACCTGAACGGCACGCCAGGTGTTTACTCGATGCCGGTCCCGATGATGAACATCATCAACGGTGGCGAGCACGCCGATAACAACATCGACATCCAGGAATTCATGATTCAGCCAGTCGGCGCCAAGACCTTCTCCGAAGGCCTGCGCTGGGGCACCGAGATTTTCCATCACCTGAAAGCGGTTCTGAAGGCTCGTGGCCTGAACACTGCCGTGGGTGACGAGGGCGGTTTCGCACCGAACCTGAACTCCAACGCCGACGCGCTCGACGCGATCGCTGAAGCAGTGGCCAACGCCGGTTACAAGCTGGGCACCGACGTGACCCTGGCGCTAGACTGCGCGGCCAGCGAGTTCTACAAGAACGGCAAATACACCCTGAGCGAAGAAGGCGAGTATGACTCCGCCGGTTTCGCCGACTACCTGGCTGATCTGGTCAGCAAGCACCCGATCATCTCCATCGAAGACGGCCTCGACGAGTCCGACTGGGATGGCTGGAAAGTCCTGACCGACAAGATCGGCGACAAGATCCAGCTGGTGGGCGACGACCTGTTCGTGACCAACACCAAGATCCTGAAAGAAGGCATCGAGAAGAAAATCGGTAACTCGATCCTGATCAAGTTCAACCAGATCGGCACCCTGACCGAAACCCTTGAAGCCATCCAGATGGCCAAGGCGGCTGGCTACACCGCAGTGATTTCCCACCGTTCCGGTGAAACCGAGGATTCGACCATTGCTGACCTGGCAGTGGGCACGGCCGCCGGTCAGATCAAGACCGGTTCTCTGAGCCGTTCCGACCGTATCGCCAAGTACAACCAATTGCTGCGTATTGAAGAGCAATTGGGTGCCAAAGCGGTTTACCGTGGTCGCGGTGAGTTTCGCGGCTGA
- the surE gene encoding 5'/3'-nucleotidase SurE codes for MRILISNDDGVSAPGLAALYGALAGYAECAVIAPDQDKSGASSSLTLDRPLHPHLLDNGFISLNGTPTDCVHLGLNGLLEQEPDMVVSGINLGANLGDDVLYSGTVAAALEGRFLQRPSFAFSFLSRQVDNLATAAHFARLLVEAHEQLDLPPRTVLNVNIPNLPLEHVRGIQLTRLGHRTRAAAPVRVVDPRGKAGYWIAAAGDAEDGGPGTDFHAVMQGYVSITPLQLDRTYQDGFNSLNAWLEGMA; via the coding sequence ATGCGTATTCTGATTTCAAATGATGATGGGGTCTCGGCACCCGGACTGGCTGCGCTCTACGGAGCGCTGGCGGGATATGCCGAGTGCGCGGTCATCGCTCCTGATCAAGACAAGAGTGGCGCCAGCAGTTCCTTGACGCTTGACCGGCCCTTGCACCCCCATCTGCTCGACAACGGCTTTATCAGCCTCAACGGCACGCCCACCGATTGCGTCCACCTGGGGCTGAACGGCCTGCTGGAGCAAGAGCCCGATATGGTGGTGTCCGGTATCAATCTGGGCGCCAATCTGGGCGATGACGTGCTGTATTCAGGCACCGTCGCAGCGGCACTGGAGGGACGGTTCCTGCAACGCCCGTCGTTTGCTTTTTCATTTTTGTCCCGCCAGGTCGATAACCTGGCAACGGCCGCGCATTTCGCCCGGCTCCTGGTCGAGGCGCACGAGCAACTCGATCTTCCACCGCGTACCGTATTGAATGTGAATATCCCGAATCTGCCGCTGGAACACGTACGCGGTATCCAGCTGACCCGCCTTGGACACCGGACGCGCGCTGCGGCGCCGGTTCGCGTGGTCGATCCGCGTGGCAAGGCCGGCTACTGGATTGCCGCTGCCGGCGATGCCGAAGACGGTGGACCGGGCACGGATTTCCACGCCGTGATGCAGGGGTATGTGTCGATTACGCCGTTACAGCTGGATCGGACCTATCAGGACGGTTTCAACAGCCTGAACGCATGGCTGGAGGGAATGGCCTGA
- a CDS encoding S-(hydroxymethyl)glutathione dehydrogenase/class III alcohol dehydrogenase: protein MIKSRAAVAFAPNQPLQIVEVDVEAPKAGEVLIRTVASGVCHTDAYTLSGADSEGVFPCILGHEGGGIVEAIGEGVTSLAVGDHVIPLYTAECRECKFCKSGKTNLCQKVRATQGKGLMPDGTTRFSYNGEPVYHYMGCSTFSEYTVVPEISLAKIPKEAPLEKVCLLGCGVTTGIGAVLNTAKVEEGATVAIFGLGGIGLAAIIGAKMAKASRIIAIDINPAKFDVARELGATDFINPKEHTKPIQDVIVELTDGGVDYSFECIGNVQLMRAALECCHKGWGESVIIGVAPSGQEIATRPFQLVTGRVWRGSAFGGVKGRTELPSYVEKSQTGEIPLDTFITHTMGLDKINEAFDLMHEGKSIRSVIHF, encoded by the coding sequence ATGATCAAGTCACGTGCTGCCGTTGCTTTCGCGCCCAACCAACCGCTGCAAATCGTCGAAGTGGACGTTGAGGCGCCGAAAGCGGGTGAAGTGCTCATCCGCACCGTTGCTTCAGGGGTCTGCCACACCGATGCCTACACCCTGTCCGGTGCCGACTCCGAAGGTGTATTCCCCTGCATTCTCGGTCATGAAGGTGGTGGTATCGTCGAAGCCATCGGCGAAGGCGTGACCTCGCTCGCGGTCGGCGACCACGTGATCCCGCTGTACACCGCCGAATGTCGCGAATGCAAATTCTGCAAATCCGGCAAGACCAACCTCTGCCAGAAAGTCCGCGCCACTCAGGGCAAAGGCCTGATGCCAGACGGCACCACCCGCTTCAGCTATAACGGCGAGCCGGTCTATCACTACATGGGCTGCTCGACGTTCTCCGAGTACACCGTGGTCCCGGAAATTTCTCTGGCCAAGATCCCCAAAGAAGCGCCACTGGAGAAGGTCTGCCTGCTGGGCTGCGGTGTGACCACCGGCATCGGTGCGGTGTTGAACACGGCCAAGGTGGAAGAGGGCGCCACGGTCGCGATCTTCGGCCTGGGCGGCATCGGTCTGGCGGCGATCATCGGCGCGAAGATGGCCAAGGCTTCACGCATCATCGCAATTGACATCAACCCCGCCAAATTCGATGTCGCCCGTGAATTGGGCGCGACCGACTTCATCAACCCGAAGGAGCACACCAAGCCTATTCAGGACGTCATTGTCGAATTGACCGATGGCGGTGTCGATTACAGCTTCGAATGCATCGGCAACGTGCAGCTGATGCGCGCAGCTTTGGAGTGCTGCCACAAGGGCTGGGGCGAGTCGGTCATCATCGGCGTTGCGCCATCGGGTCAGGAAATCGCCACCCGTCCGTTCCAGCTGGTGACCGGTCGCGTCTGGCGCGGGTCGGCGTTCGGCGGCGTAAAAGGCCGTACCGAGCTGCCAAGCTATGTCGAGAAGTCGCAGACGGGTGAAATCCCGCTGGACACCTTCATCACCCACACCATGGGCCTGGACAAGATCAACGAAGCGTTCGACTTGATGCATGAAGGCAAGAGCATCCGTTCGGTCATTCACTTCTAA